GCTTTTGCGCGAAAAGTGTACCCAAACTGTACCCAAAGTGTACCCAAGCTTCCACTCTCGGCATCAAACCGCCTGCAAATCAGCACAAATCAACGGGATAGGTCACAAGGGAAAATCAGCCGGGCAAAATAACTCGTCGAAGCAGACTGTACCCCCGCAGGGTCAATTTACTAGTGGCTCGTATGCTGCGATTCCTTGCCTCTTCAGGGCTGGGAAAATAACCGCTCTAAAAGAGCCAAATCTGCTTTTCACCATTTCTCGACGCAGTCACCAGTTGGCTCACAAGTGGTTCATCCTGATCCTGGCGCAGCAGATGGAGTGGCGGTCTGGGGTCCGGAGCCAGATACTTGCCGTAATCTCTGGGAGCAACAATCAGCGGTTCTCGGTCATGCACCGGCTGCATTGCGGGGCCTGCTTCGCCGGTAAGAATGGCAAACGTGGATTCCCATCGCCCGGTCTTTGGATTTTTCCACGGCGCCCAGAGACCGGCCATGCCGAAGGGGTGCCGGTTCTCGATTGCAAACTCATACTTTGGCTTCTTGCTGCGGGCGACCTTCTTCCATTCAAAGAAGCTGTCGGCCGGAACCAGACAGCGGCGTTCGAGGAACGACTCCTTCCAGAACTTTGAGTGGTCGATGCCTTCCGAGCGCGCGTTGAAGAGCAGGCGGTCCTGGAGTTTGAATCCCCAGCGCATCATTTCAAGAGTTCGCATACCGTCCTGCCCCTGCAGAACCACAGGCTGCACGGAGCCAGGCGCGATGTCATCTTCCGGCTCGAAAAAGACCTCTTCCAGCCCCATGCCGAGATCAAATGCCTCGGCAATGCGCTGCTTGTCCGAGCGGCGGCGATAGCGTCCACACATGGTGTGAAGTGTATCGGATCAAAGGAAAATATCAGGCCTGTTTTGAGGGGCTTGGCAGGCAGATGCACAAAAGGCAGTGCAGGGCTCCGTTGACAAGGGGGTAAGGCAAAGGGCGAATATTAGGCGAAGACATAGCCATGCCCACCGCCGCCCTTCTACGCCGCCAGATTGAGTCTGCCCTTGCAGAGAAAATTCCTGCTGCACTATCGCCGCAGCCCCGCATGGTGCATCCCAGCGCGGCGACAGGGATCGAAGCGCTCGATAAGTTGCTACACGGTGGATTGCCGGTCGGCGCGATCAGCGAAATCAGCGGGCCGGAGTGCTCCGGCAGAACAGCCATTGCCTTGTCCTTCCTGGCACGAATGACACAGAGCCACTTCTGCGCCTGGGTCGATGCGGGCGATGCGATGGACCCTGTTTCCGCAGCCTCCGTCGGGGTGGATCTGAACCGTCTGCTCTGGGTGCGTTGCGGAGTGCAAACGATTGCGCCCAGGGGCAGCACTGATTATCGCTTCGAGTTGCCGGCAAAGTATCTCCAGCCGGAACCCGTAGTGGCCCCCAAGGGCTTGCCAACAGGCAGCTTTGGGATGCATCCCCGCAGCGAGGTCAAAGGGATGCATGAGGCGGTCGGCAACCTGTTCTCACCGCGATGCGCGGAGCCACAGAAGCGTATGCCGCGAGAGAAGGAAGAGATCAGAGGAACCTCCATCCCGTCGCGCAGAAGTAACGCTGCTGCGACAAGCAAGTCGCGGCCATGGCCGCGCATCGAGCAGGCGCTGCGCGCAATGGACTTGATTTTGCAAACCGGCGGATTTCGCGCGGTAGTGCTGGACCTTGGCGGCTACGCGCCCGAATTCGTCACACGTATTCCTCTGGCCACGTGGTTTCGTTATCGCGCCGCTGCCGAGCGCACGCAGGCCAGCCTCGTACTGCTGACGCAAACATCCTGCGCAAAAAGCAGCGCGGAGCTATTGCTGCGCATGCATCCCCCACGGTTTGAGCAGCAGGAAGCCACAGTCTTCATCGGGATGCGCCCTTGCGCGGAGCTCCTTCGCCGGCGCTTCACAAAAGATGACTCGGCCGTCGTGCCACTGCTCAAACAACCGCAACGCGCCACCACCGCCACCTGGACGAATGGCGCGGCATGGGTTGGTCCGCGATGAGGATTGGGCCGCGATGAGCAATACGCACGAAATTTATGCCTGCCTCTACGTGCCCGAGTTTCCCGCACAGGCAGTGCTGCGCTTACGGCCGGACTTGCAAGACAGAGCCTGTGTGGTGATGGAAGGCACGGCGCCTGCCGAACAGGTCATCGCGTGCAATCGGCGCGCACGCCAGTTGGGCGTGGCATGCGGCATGACGCGGGTAGATGTGGAGCTATTCCCTCACATCACGCCCTTGGCGCGCTCGCACGCCATGGAAGACGCGACCGCGGCGGCAGTGCTCGAATGCGCCAGCAGCTTTTCTCCGCGCGTGGAAGTTTTGAGCACAGGCACAGCCCTGATCTGCGCACTCGATATCGCGGGCACGCAAACTCTCTTCGGACCTCCAGAAATATTGGCACGGAATCTTCATGAACGTCTTCGCACAATCGGCATGGAAGCACGCATCACGGCCAGCGCCAATCTGCATGCGGCGGTGTGCATGGCCAGAGGCATGCGCCCTGCAGATCGCGTGGCGATTCTTCCTCGCGGCAAAGAAGCCAGTCTCCTCGCACCTCTTCCTGTCGATGTGCTGGCTCTCTCCAGCGATCAGGCCGAAACGTTTGCACTGTGGGGCATTCGCACACTGGGCATGCTGGCCACACTGCCAAAGGAAGCTCTGGTGGCCCGCATGGGCCAGGCAGCAAAGCGGTTGCACGCACTGGCACGCGGCGAGTGGCCGCATCTGCTCCAGCCCATCCAGGCGCCATTCCAGTTGATCGAAAAAGTAGAGTTCGATGCACCCATCGATGCGCTGGAGTCCTTGCTGTTTGTGCTGAACACGATGCTCGATCAACTGATCGAACGCGCCCGCGCACGCATGCTGGTGCTCGCCACCGTAACAGTGACGCTTTCGCTGGAAGGCGGTGCCATGGCAACGAATACCGTGCGCCCGGCCCTGCCTACGAGTGACAAGCCGCTCTGGCTCAAGCTGCTGCAACTGGAACTCGAAGCTCATCCCCCCGAGGCATCCATGATTGGCATCACCATGCAGGCCGAGCCCGGCGTCAGCAGCAAAGTACAGATGGGCCTCTTCTCGCCACAGACTCCCGATGCCTCGCGGCTTGATGTCACACTCGCGCGGCTGCGCGCTCTGGTTGGAGAAGACCATGTAGGCCGCGCCATGATCGAAGATTCCCCTGCCCCTGATCGCTTCCACATGGAGCCATTTTCCGTTGCGCCCTCACCGGCCAAAACGCACGAGCCAGAACGAATCCTGCTGCCCCGGCTCACCCTGCGCCGCCTCCGTCCACCCGAACCGGCGCGCGTAACAGTACGGCAGTCGCAACCAGCAGAGATATTCTTTCGCGAACAAAAATACATCGTGGATCGCGTTTATGGCCCGTGGAAGATCGATGGCGAGTGGTGGACATCGACGCTCTGGGGCGAGGAGCAATGGGACGTAGTGCTGCGCTCCATGAGCGGAGGTCTGCTCTGCGCCTGCCTGGTGCGGGACTGCATGCAAAATCATTGGCACATGGCGGCGCTCTATGACTGAGCGTTATGTCGAGCTGCATGCCGCCAGCGCCTTCAGCTTTCTTGAAGGCGGATCAAACCCCGAGAGCCTGACGGAGCGTGCCGCCGCGCTCCAGATGCCCGCGATGGCATTGCTCGACCGGAATGGCCTCTATGGCGCCGCGCGTTTCCACACTAGCGCCCAGCGTCACGG
The DNA window shown above is from Acidobacterium capsulatum ATCC 51196 and carries:
- a CDS encoding SOS response-associated peptidase, with protein sequence MCGRYRRRSDKQRIAEAFDLGMGLEEVFFEPEDDIAPGSVQPVVLQGQDGMRTLEMMRWGFKLQDRLLFNARSEGIDHSKFWKESFLERRCLVPADSFFEWKKVARSKKPKYEFAIENRHPFGMAGLWAPWKNPKTGRWESTFAILTGEAGPAMQPVHDREPLIVAPRDYGKYLAPDPRPPLHLLRQDQDEPLVSQLVTASRNGEKQIWLF
- a CDS encoding ATPase domain-containing protein — protein: MPTAALLRRQIESALAEKIPAALSPQPRMVHPSAATGIEALDKLLHGGLPVGAISEISGPECSGRTAIALSFLARMTQSHFCAWVDAGDAMDPVSAASVGVDLNRLLWVRCGVQTIAPRGSTDYRFELPAKYLQPEPVVAPKGLPTGSFGMHPRSEVKGMHEAVGNLFSPRCAEPQKRMPREKEEIRGTSIPSRRSNAAATSKSRPWPRIEQALRAMDLILQTGGFRAVVLDLGGYAPEFVTRIPLATWFRYRAAAERTQASLVLLTQTSCAKSSAELLLRMHPPRFEQQEATVFIGMRPCAELLRRRFTKDDSAVVPLLKQPQRATTATWTNGAAWVGPR
- a CDS encoding DNA polymerase Y family protein; the protein is MSNTHEIYACLYVPEFPAQAVLRLRPDLQDRACVVMEGTAPAEQVIACNRRARQLGVACGMTRVDVELFPHITPLARSHAMEDATAAAVLECASSFSPRVEVLSTGTALICALDIAGTQTLFGPPEILARNLHERLRTIGMEARITASANLHAAVCMARGMRPADRVAILPRGKEASLLAPLPVDVLALSSDQAETFALWGIRTLGMLATLPKEALVARMGQAAKRLHALARGEWPHLLQPIQAPFQLIEKVEFDAPIDALESLLFVLNTMLDQLIERARARMLVLATVTVTLSLEGGAMATNTVRPALPTSDKPLWLKLLQLELEAHPPEASMIGITMQAEPGVSSKVQMGLFSPQTPDASRLDVTLARLRALVGEDHVGRAMIEDSPAPDRFHMEPFSVAPSPAKTHEPERILLPRLTLRRLRPPEPARVTVRQSQPAEIFFREQKYIVDRVYGPWKIDGEWWTSTLWGEEQWDVVLRSMSGGLLCACLVRDCMQNHWHMAALYD